DNA from Sorex araneus isolate mSorAra2 chromosome 6, mSorAra2.pri, whole genome shotgun sequence:
aggaattattccttgcggTACTGGGGGATCaccggggatgctggggatagagcctgggttggctacgtgaaagacaaatgccctccccgctgtactggcGCGCCACTGCCACGTCAGAGTggtttcacttcttcctttcctgtcagTGTTGGTGACTAAGTGAATGGACAGGGTCACATTCCTCCATAAATGATGGTGCCCAGGGGTCCGTGcgccagagtgtagagccagcaggCCCAGTCCCGGGTTCCTGACCCCAGGATCTACCCACAGAGCAGTTCCTGGGGCCCAGCAGCTGACGTCTCTAGAGTGAAGCACCGTGAGAACCAAGTCCCCATGCATGGAGGCGAGTGGAGGTGCCCCCCCGAGCAGAGACACCCTGAGACTGAACGAGGCGCCCTTAGAAGAGGTGGATGGAGGAGAGGGAAACGGAGCCCTTCCCGCTTTGAATGCTctggttctgggggctggagcacagccagcacggtgcttgccttggatgtggctgagtgcagaggcaggagggactcctgagcaccaccggggatggcccgaaaaaggaaaaaaaaaaaaaaaggctttggtTCCACCAGCCCcttttcctgcctctgcacagcccCGCCCCAGGGCTTCGTGGAAATGGACAAGTGCTTAAAGGTCTGCTTCCTGCCTCAGTTGGCCAGCCAGCCACGGGAGCAGCTTCCTTCACATAACCTTGGGGAGTCTCCCAGCTCAGGCCCCAGCTCTACAGAGGTCTCTCCTGACGTCTCAAACTAGGCCAAAATGGTGGTctgggtcccctccccctcccccagctgtgcTTCCCTTGGCCCCTGCGCTGACTTTACACCCTCGGTAACGGGGAACTGGGGTTGGGGGCAGTGCCGGGGCGGGTTCTTCTGAGTTAAGCAAAATTTTGCTGGCTGAATGGAACATCTCCCCCTCCCACACTACCCAGAGCTCATATCCACCCTTCCAAACCCAGCTCAACCCGCtttctccttcccaccttcctcaGGCCCTGGCCTGCGACTCCCGAGCGTCACTCGTCGTGGACATGCTCTGCCAGGCGTATCGAGAGCCCCTGTACATGGCTCGCCCAGCTCTCCAGGCCAACGCGGGCCTAGTGGGGCATCTGTCCTGGCCCATCGGTCTCTGTGGCCACAGGCCCTCGGCCAGAAAAAGGCCCACTAAATCGTTGGTGTTGAGACTGTGGGCTCTGCGGGAACCCCACAAACCCAGCTGAGCTCAGCTCTCAGTGTGGTTAGGGGCCGTGGGGTTTCTGGTCGCCCCCACCCGGCGTCGGGCCTCAGCGAGCCGGTCGCTGCCACTTGGCCGTCAGCTTCTGCAGCAGCTCCTGTGGCCGCCGGCGAAACTTCTTCTGGGTGAAGTAGAATAGGATGGGGTCCAGCACGCTGTTGGCACTGGCGAAGGGCCGCGTGCCTTTGTAGGCGGCCGCAAAGGCTTCCAGCACGGGGCAGGAGATGCCAGGCGTGGAGCGCACGGCCAGGTAGGCCGTCTTGGTGATGTGAAAAGGCAGGAAGCTGATGGCGAAGACGGCCGCCACCACCACGGCCATGCGGGCCGCCTTCCCGCGCCGCTCCCGGGCCACGGGGCCCACGGGGCCGTCCTGGCGGCACAGGCGGCGTGCCAGGCGGCAGTAGCAGGCCAGCAGGGCGGTGAAGGGCAGCACGAAGCCGACCACCGTGAGCGCCATGCCGTAAGGCATGTAGCGGGTGGCCAGCACGGGCGGGCTGAGGTCATAGCAGACGGTTCGGTTCCGCTGGATGCCCGTGGCGGCGAAGATGGCCGTGGGCAGACACTGGGCGGTCACTGCCAGCCACACGGCTCCACACACCACCCAGGCGGCCCGGCGGCCCCCCCGCTTGTGccagggggccagggggtggcagatgCCCAGGTAGCGCTGGAAGCTGATGCAGGTGAGGAAGAGGATGCTGCCGTGCAGGTTGGCGTAGAAGAGGAAGCGCACCAGGCGGCAGGTGAGGTCCCCAAAGGGCCAGTGGTCCCCGCGGGCGTAGTTGTAGATGAGCAGCGGCAGGGAGCAGGTGTACAGCAGGTCAGCCAGGGCCAGGTTCAGGGTGTAGACGGCCGTGCGGGTGAGGGCCTGGCGGGATGTGCAGATCTGGGCGATGACGCAGGCGTTTAGTGGCAGGCCGGTCACTAGCACCACCGAGTACACGGGGGTCAGCAGCAGGCGCTTGAAGTTCTCCCGGTAGACAcaggtggtggggggcaggcccATAGCCTGCTCGGTGCCATTGTCCCACTCCATTGTCCCACTGCTCAGCCGTGTCCTCTACACCTGCGGAGGCTGGGGATGTAGTACCTCACTGTCAGAGAGCACACTCAGGCCATCCGGGAGCCCCTGTCCCCCTCCAGTCACTGGCCCTATCTTTGCACTCACCGCCCCGTGGAGGGCCCACCTTCCCCATGTCGAGGAAACCTGGGGTCCCAGACAGCTCAAGCTTGGGAGAAATCCAATTTGCGTTCTTTCCTGGCACTCCTGGCCCAGCGGACTTCATGGTGAATGTCTATTCGTCCCTCAAACCCTAGCCAGAGATCCCCTCTGTAGCAGGGGATGGGCAGGTGTGGGTTTGCAGCTCAATGCTGCTGTCTCTGAGCTATGGGACCTCAGGGGAAGGatactcccccgcccccaccccgtctcaGGATGTTGGGAGGTTAGAGCATGGAATCCAAACACTCTTCATAGTAGGGGCGTTTCGAGACTGCAGCCTGGTGGATCCCCTGAGACCCAGGTCTTGTGCTTCTCTGGATCTGAGAGGCCAATGTGGGGTACAGCGCAGAGAGCAGCActtaactatagcactgtagcactgtcatcccgttgttcatcgatttgctcaagcaggcactagtaacgtctccattgtgagacttgtaacaaACCGGAATGAAACATCCACTCACTGGGAGCAGACCAGAGACAGTGCCCACCTCCTCACCCTAGACTCCACCTTGCAAAGTCATCGTCCTTTCCCATGTAGTTTTCTCACCTGTAAATGGGGGGACCAGGGGATTCAGGGATAAGGATTCAGGATTCCTTAGGGCTTCTCGGCCAGAGGCAAAGCCATGAAGCCACAGCGCCCCCTAGTGGGTAGAGTCAGAGCAGCGCCCCTGAAGGTTGAGGGCATAACTGGGTCAACAGCTCAGCTCAGGGATGGGCAGTGatgcccagtgatactcagtgaCAAGGAGCCAGCGAGGCCTCTGCCTTAGTGGATCAGAAGCTGAGCCAGGATCAGAACGCAGCCACCTCTGAGAGGAAGCAAGTTAGGGCAGCCTACGAACATGAGACGTAGTGATTACAAGTCTGGCCTCAGCTGGTTCAAGCCCTGGCTCCTTCCTTCACGCTGCCCAACCCTGGACCTGTGCATGCCCTCTGGGACCTGTGTCACCATCAGCAAAATGCACCAAGGCCTGATCTATGGTGGGTACTTAATAAAAGCCAGTCCTGGTCGTCCCTCCACTTGCCCCTTTGGCTAGGTTTTACATCACGGAGCCTGATTGGGTTCCTTGGTGGCATAACAACTTCCTGACACTCACCGGAAAATGGGCATCTCCGTAGTTTCTGAGGTCTGTAGAGAATTTACAAGTCTGATCCAAGGGACCTGTAAAGCAAGGCCTTTGAGACAGTGAGTCATTTAACACATGAAGACTCAGAAGCAAATGAGTCTCCGGGAATCAACAAAGATGGTGAAAGTAATACCAAGAAAACTAAGTCACTCTTAAAAGAAGCAGAAGACAAGGAAATGTGCAACAAACTCCCTGTTGACGGATTAGAAGGATTAATGGTAAAATGATCCTCTTCCCCAAAGCACTTCACAAACTGAACGCTAGTGGTATTTCCACCCCCTCTTTTTTGGttttagctgtgctcaggggttactcctggctctgagttcaggtatcactctggtggtgcttcaggaaccatatggggtgctagggattgaactcagttggcaaatgcactacccactgtacatttGCTCTCCCACCACTcttgtagcatttttttttttttgctttttgggtcacacccggcgatgcacaggggttactcctggttctacactcaggaatcactcctggcagtgctcaggggaccatatgggatgctgggattcgaacccgggtcggccgcgtgcaaggcaaatgccctacccgctgtgctatcactccagcccctcttgtagCATTTTTTAAAGGACATGGACAAATACAATTTATCATGAGTGATAAAACTCCCTGGATAGTCAAAGTCATCCTAGAAAAAAGAACatgagggggttggagtgatagcacagcgggtaggacatttgccttgcatgtgcccgtctcgggtttgattcccagcatcccatatggtcccccgagcaccaccaggagtaatcctgagtgcatgagccaggagtaatccttgtgcattgctgggggtgacccaaagagaaaagaaaaaaaagaagatgggatggggttgaagagacagtacggtgggtagggtgttggccttgcatgtggctgacccacccCATACGGTCTTATATAGTCCCCTTagctcaccaggtgtgattcccaagtgcagggccaggagtaagccaggagcacagcaagaagaaggatgaggaggagtaggaggaaggaaggagaagaagaggaggaggaggaagaataagaataagataaTGAAgatgaaagagaaggaggaggagaagaaaaagaagagggggaggTTTGTCTTTCTCCAACTTTGCATTATACTACATAAAACTACATACAATCATCAAAACTGTGTGGCATTGAAATAATAGCAGActctcagggaccagagagaataCAGCCaatagtgtacttgccttgcaagtggccacccaggttttaatccccagcttcccatatggtcccctgatcactgccaggagtgatccctgagcacagagttaagtaagccctgagcaccactgggtatggcttcgaaacaaaaccagaaaaaaagagcAGACTctaagaccaatggaatagaattaggAGCCTTCAGGGATAGAAATtgctaatatttgacaaaggaacTAGGTGTATAATGGAGCAAGggaagcttctttaacaaatgttgtTGGGAAGATTGgttagctatatatatatatatatatatatatatatatatatacacacacatatatacatatgtaggaTTCTTAACTTATACcagacaaaaattaattcaaaatggattaaagacctcaataataGATCCAAGTCcgtaaaatacattgaaaaagaCAGGCGGAACTCTACAGTATAACAGGATATTGACTCTGGCGTGGCATTTTTCAGTTGGGACCAAATGGCCACTGGGAAGCCCCTAGGACATTCCAAGGTGTTTCAAATGAAAATCGAAGAAGAGGGTGCCATGGCATGAGACTATGGGGCCACggatggggtggaggtgacaGTAGGAAGGACACAAGGTTGGAAGAAGGCACAATCAGAgaaaggctgagaaacactgctttAGAGGCATCTTCGATGATCCAATGCCATCGGTCAAGCAAACAGGAGCGAAAgcaaacaaataggactatagcAAGGAAGACACCTCTGCACCGAGAAAGAACcaatgactagaataaaaagatgCCCCAtgaactgggagaaaatattcattcaTGACGCATCCAACAAAGAGCAATATCCGATTCTATAAAGCACCAGCAAAACGTGACAATCACAACAAATCCAAACGACCCCATTCAGAAaataatggagagagagagagagagagagagagagagagagagagagagagagagagaggaagggagagagaaaaaaagggagagagagagaaggagggagagagagagagggagagagatgaaaagggagaaaaagggagagggaaggagagagagggagagagagaggaagagagggagagagaaaggaagagagggagggagagagggagagagggagagggagagaggaagggagggagagagggaaagagagggggaaagagggagagagaagaaaagtacctgccctaaaggcaggctgggggtgtgggggggaagctTGTGGGAGGAAAAACGAAAACTGGGCCAtctggaaatgtgcactggtgaagggatggattttgaaacattgtatgacacAGAGACTCACTCATGGAGACTTCaccagaaactttttttaaactatgtatctcacagtgattcaatttaaaaaaaaaggaaagaagagttaAAGAAACTCCTAGAAGGAAGGAGGCATACAGATGGGCGAGAGTCCCGTGGGTAAGCTGCTTGGCTTGCGtgagcctgacctgggttcaattcctggttgCATCAGGTTGAACCAGAATCAGAGATTGTGCAGGTGGGTGTGCGTGAGAGGGCTCAACCCCTGTGCTAgagcaggcgggggaggggtggggggcggaggggggcgccCAGCTCGGCAGTTAGGCATGGGGAgcgggagagaagaggaagcacAGCAAGACCCCCAAGGTAGCCAGAAAACTGTTTCCAGGGGTGCAGGCCATGTTCTCCCGCTGAGGGCTCGCTGTCTGCCAGAAGCTGGCGGCACGGCAGAGACACGTTCCCCAGAAAACTGTACGTAAGCCAcaaatgtacatgtatatatctgCCTGCACGTCTCTCTATCCACATGAGCCTCACGGAGGAGACTCTAAAAGATTAAAGAGACTTTTCAGAGGAGGGGCAAGGAGGAAGCAGGGCCCTGGTGGCTGAGAGGGGTTCCCGTGGGTGCAGAGGGGTGCGAGGCCCCGGGGGATTcaggggaggtgggaggcaggCCTGAGAGAGCTCCGGCCAGCTCGGATGGAGGGTCAGGGCAaggaggaggctgggaggggaaGAGCCCTCCTTGGGAATCCCCGCTCCCCGAGGCAGAAggtgggtgaggggggcagggccAACCTGCCAGTGCCCGCTCAGCACTGCCGCAGAGAGGCCTCCAGCAGCACCACCCGCCCGTGGCTCCCTTCAGCTCCTGGACCGGCTCAACCTTCAGCCTCTTCCCGGACCCCAGCTCTGTTCTTGCAGGTGGCCCTGGCGACACCCTTCCCCAAGTGCTTCTGCCCTTTGGAGAGAAGCCCGAGCACCCATCCTGCCTCTCCACGGCTATCCTTCCAGCCTTGCCCAAAGGCCTCTgggctctcccctgccctgcggCAGATGCACCTCCCAGCCGCCGTCTTAGCCATCCCCGCCTGCTGCCGTCACATGAAGCGCCCGCCACCAACTTAGCGGGCGGCTGAATCCAGGCTCCTCAGAGTCCGGTCgcccttttccattttcttttttaacattcgGTTTTGGAGGCACTTgaggtgttgctcaggacttacttctggctctgtgcttctgcAGGTGCCCGTGGGAGCCCACCGTGCCGGGAATCCAGTCTGGGGCGGCCACATGCCAGGAGAGCGCCATAAGCCCGGgctatctcactggccctctTCACTTTCTTTAATTGTCATTCACATTTTCATTCTTATTATTAATTCTCATGATTTTTTTAGTCTTGGGGCTAaatacccagtggtattcaggccagctcagtgctggggttAGTGGGGGTCACCtgtagctgtgctcagaggaccgtgcaATTGCAGGAGAATCGATCCTGGGACCTTCCAGCTTGCCgagctgtctcccagccccttctccttcctttccttcttgtcGACTGCTGGAGCAGACTCCCACGTCTGCACCCCCAATTCTGCGAACCTCCTTTAAGTCTGTGTTGCATGCAGCCTGCTCACCCCGAGTTCCAGTCCTGGTGTCCtgtctgcaccccacccccactccctgccgcACCCGCAGCTGATGGCCCCGAGATGTGCCAACACTCACATGTAGCTTCCTGTCCCTGAAGCACCCTGGTGGCCCCAGGTAGTGGGGCGAGGGGCGGCCAGATGTAGGGTCCCCAGTCTCCTTCCCTCAGCCTGGACTGCAACCCCTCAGGATGGCGGCCAGCTTCCTCTGCTTCCTGGCAGGGCCGTCTTGGACTGAAATAGCCCCTTCAGGGGCCACCcccttccctgccacccccaacaACACCGCCTGGCGGGAACTGGGCCCAGAGGAACCGGGAGGCGGAGAGACACACTTCCTGGAactctcctccctcagggagGGCTGTGAGTGAGCTGAGTGAGCACTGTGATGCGGGGCCCCCCCAGGCTGAGCATCCCCAGCAGAGGCCCTGCGCCcccaagggagagggagaggagtgggCGAGGAGGTTGTGAGTTGGCAGGCCAAGGAGCAGCCCAGAACGCGAGCCCCTTCTTTCTCCCAGTCTTCTGGGTCCCGTGGGCACGCTGGGACCTGGCCAGCCTTTGTCATCGTGACTGCCAAGCCCAagctgtctctccctcccctcgtTCCTTCATCCGTTCTACCCTCGTCCACTCCCCCGCTGGAccgccagccctgccctctgtctGTGCACTCACTTCCCACcgtctccctcccaccaccagcctGTCCTCACGCGTGTATGGAGCCCTCCTCTTGGCCACCAGGGCCCTGGGGTTAGCAGTCACTGCTTCTTCCTGCACACAACAGGCCAGAGGGCCGTGGGAAGGGCCCATGGGGGCTGCGGGAGGACCCTGAGAAGCTCTGTGGGCTGTCAGGAGACCAGGAGGTGGGCCCCCCCCAGCCAAGGAGGTGGGCTCCAGGGCATTGGGCGGTGGGAGTAGGGGGCATGGGACCCTGGGGCTGGGGTCAGAGACAGGGTGGTGCAGGGGAGAAACAGTGCCCTACGCCCTTCTTTGAGCCTTCCAGGGCAGATGGCCTGCAGATGGTCTCAAGCTTCTCAGTCAGACGGTGGGGGCTGAGAGGAGGGGGCCTCTTCCTCCTGTCAGGTGCAGTTATTGAGCTGCACTGAGCTCGCGCCAAGCCCTCTTGGAAGGGagggagactggagtgatagcatagtgggttgggcatttgccttgcacgcggccaacccgagttcgaatctcagcatcccatatggtccccgagcaccgccaggggtaattcctgagtgcagagccaggggtaacccctgtgcatggccgggtgtgacccaaaaagaaagaaataaaatgggaggGAGATGGCAGAACCAAGCCAGGGCCAACAATgtgatttgttgttttgttttgattttggagagtcacacctggtgaggatCAGGGACAAttctctggctttgcactcagggatcactcctggtggtgctcggggaacctagGGGATGCCAGGCAATCGGACCCTGgtgggctgcgtgccaggcaggcgactgccctatccgctgtaccatcgctccagcctcatggGGCCAAAAGCCTGGAGCATGCGGAGATAACCAGGTTTGGACGCTGGTGAACGTTTTGTTGGTTGCACTCAACTTGCATATCTGGTGTGTGCTGAGGGGTCCCCCTGGCCAGCCAAGGGACAGGCCCTCCTGGTCTGATACACACGGGCCTGGCCACTGGTCCAGCAGCCCAGAGGTTTCCTTTGTGCTCCCCAAATTCACACCTGTGGCCCCCAAGACGTTGAGTGTCTTCCCTGCACTGAGTCCCAAGGCCAGGAGAGGGCGCCCACGCCCAGCCCGGAGCCCAGTGGGCAGCCCGCTCTGCGCTCCGAAacctcccctctgctctgcagCAGCCCTGATAAATCCCGGGACAGGGTCCCAATCAGCTCCTGACCACTCGCCCCACCTTCTCCTCATTCGTAGACAAAATCTCCCAATTGTTCTCAGACCCTCCCCTGGTCAGCTCCAGCAAGGTAAGACGGTGGTGCTGAGCCCAGAGGCCGAGCGTCACCGGGGACACTGGCCCCACTGTCCACTTCCACCTCAGACCCGCTGCCGGAATCACTGAAGTCCCTCACCGCAAAGAGGTCGCACCCCCTGCCCAGGTGCTTCTGTCCGTTCAGGCACCAACCCCGGGGGCAGCTTGTGCATTCAGAGGGAGGGAACGACTGGCCGGACCAGCCTCCGCGAGGAACCTGTGCTCTCGGGGCTCTCAGCCTcaccccccttgccccccatCTGCAAAGGAGGATGCGCTGGCTGCCGGGCAGAAGCTGGAAGCCTGACTCACCGCCAGCCAGGAACCAGCCCCGACTGGGCTGGACGTGGGCAGAGGTCTCCCTGCCTGTGGCTGCTGGGAAACGGGGCTGGAAAGCCCCAGGCCTACTGCTGGCCATGTGTCCTGGGCACCGGATGGTGGGGCGGCTCGAGCCCCCGCTTCTGTCCCCTGAGGCATCAGGCAGATAGGCAGATCGCGGGCAGCGAGGAAGCTGGGGCAGGGGCGCCCCCAGGAGCTGGGCGTCTGCTGCCAGGGCCTTGCTGGCACCCCGGGGACTTCAggcagggcccctcctggcagaGTTCCGGTTTCACCTGCTGTGGCAGCAGGCTGGCGACGAGAGCCAACAAACCGGGCGGAGGGCAGGAAGTctgatttctcttctctttcctactTCCCCTTCTCCCCTGCTGCTTCACTGGAATTAAagctggaactgaaacagtcACTCTGGGTGTAAGGAAGGGGAAGTATGTTCGAGGGCCGGGGGGTCGGGGCTGCTTCCTTTGGTTGTTCTCCGGCTTCTAGCAGCCGAGCAGAACTTGTGTTCTTGTGTCCGGGCCCTGTGCCAGCCCCTGCCGCACATTGTCCCCCTGCAAGTATGTGGCCAGGGCCCCCTGTCTTCCCTGGCCTGGCCCTCCGTCATCGGGGAAACGGTGGCCCAGGCTCCGGGTCATTTATCCCTAGAGGGGATGAGATGGCTTGGCTGCATGGACGAGAGGGTTTCTCGGGAAAATGGACCATGAGGAAGGAGCCGTggtgtgtgtgcagggccagaagtgTCAGGGTGGcctggcgggtgggggtggggagcatcaGGGACGGGGAAGCAGGGGGCAGTCCTTGCTGGTGGGTCACAGCACCTCCCACCAAGGGCTTTGGAAAACCCCAACCACCTTCTAGATCCACAGCAGCTAGGCCAGACCATTAGGTAAATCTCCCTGTGAGGCGCCTCTGGGGTGTCTGCCAGGCAGACCCCGTGctggggagatgctcagggggctgAGTTTTCCCTCAGGTGTccggggccccacccccagcactgtatgtttccccgagcaccaccgggcgtGAATTCCAGCACTGTCTGGAcagaccctgagtactgccaagggtGGCCCCAACTCCTGCCCCCGAATTACAGAGAATGACAGAAAGAGAACATGCTGCATCAGGAGTTATAGCTCAGGCCTGGCACGTGCCAGATCCCGAGTCCCACCCCCGGCTGCTGACGCCCCACTGTGCACTGCTGGGCACGGCCCTCGAGTAACAAAATCAGGCAGTGGTGTTGAGGGAAAGTGGAACCGTGAGGCCTTGATTACGGAGATATGAATGGGGCGGCTTTGCGGACATGGGTATGACTGTCGGTTGCAAAGATAAACAGAGCTTTGCTGTGATCTATGACGGTTGGATCCCGCGGTGTCCGTCTGTCCAGCCCTGGTAGCCCCAAAGCATGGGGGTGTGACCCctaggaaaaagggaaagagccTGTAGCTcagaggtgagggtggggtggggtggggaatgggggctGCAGGACCCACCTCTCCTCCCGGCTCCAGTCTCCTTGGGAGGGCACCCGTCCCTCTGTCCCACTGTCCCCCCACCCTGGAGCCAGGTGAGTGGTGTGTCAGTCACAGTCCTAGGCATTGATGATCGGCTCCCTAGAAGCCAAGCCTGGGCAGAGCTGAGAGCTGGAGGCACACGGGTTCCTGAGAACTCGCAGCAGCACCTGGATCCAGCTATGCCTGAAGCCTTCCTTCCACTGGACTTTCCTGGTGGCGTGAGCTGGTAAAGTGCCCCTTTGAATCAAGGCCCAAGATTAGCTGAGGATCCTGTTCCCTGGAATAGGAGTTCTGCTTTTAAGGCTGCACGTGATTTCCCCCGCCActctctccccacagcccctACACCACATGGGTCCCTTACATCCCTGCAGGGAAGCTGGAACGGGCTGTATCCGTGGAGACCACCACCAGGAACCAGGCAGGGACTGAGGTACTGGCCGTCGGGTCCAGCCTGACCCTCCTGGGGACAGCCAGGAAGCCTCTCCACCAGTGACTTCTCCGGAGGAGAGTCCCTTCTCTGGCGGCTCCCAGCCTGCCCACAGTGTCATCTCTGCAGGAAACTGGTCAGCAGGAAGCCCGGTTTCCAGTCCCGATTCACCCCACTGGCTGGGC
Protein-coding regions in this window:
- the P2RY6 gene encoding P2Y purinoceptor 6, which produces MEWDNGTEQAMGLPPTTCVYRENFKRLLLTPVYSVVLVTGLPLNACVIAQICTSRQALTRTAVYTLNLALADLLYTCSLPLLIYNYARGDHWPFGDLTCRLVRFLFYANLHGSILFLTCISFQRYLGICHPLAPWHKRGGRRAAWVVCGAVWLAVTAQCLPTAIFAATGIQRNRTVCYDLSPPVLATRYMPYGMALTVVGFVLPFTALLACYCRLARRLCRQDGPVGPVARERRGKAARMAVVVAAVFAISFLPFHITKTAYLAVRSTPGISCPVLEAFAAAYKGTRPFASANSVLDPILFYFTQKKFRRRPQELLQKLTAKWQRPAR